A window of the Corallococcus soli genome harbors these coding sequences:
- a CDS encoding GNAT family N-acetyltransferase, with amino-acid sequence MTNSFEARILRGPEELGHYRRLLFDAYIHEAGWKFKPANPSGIRISGHELRDDRDGIATCFGVFQEDRLVGGARICGRLQGRFEIHGYQRRRDLSFLDAPNMIEASRAVLHSEFRGSGAFTLLVRHMFEFCENNQLSPFTLTSDPSVMRFYQRIGMPAVDGCRFKFEPEDPAEAQLFLVDSRGVLDTVLKHLEQLTRTR; translated from the coding sequence ATGACGAACTCCTTTGAGGCCAGGATCCTTAGAGGTCCAGAAGAGCTTGGCCATTACCGAAGGCTGCTCTTCGACGCCTACATCCATGAGGCAGGCTGGAAGTTCAAACCAGCCAACCCATCCGGAATCCGGATATCGGGTCATGAGTTGCGGGATGATCGGGATGGCATCGCCACCTGTTTCGGCGTCTTCCAAGAGGACAGGCTGGTTGGGGGCGCCAGGATTTGCGGGAGGCTCCAGGGCCGATTCGAGATCCATGGATACCAGCGCCGTCGGGATCTGTCCTTCCTGGATGCTCCCAATATGATCGAGGCGAGCCGAGCCGTGCTGCACTCCGAGTTCAGGGGCAGCGGCGCCTTCACGCTGCTGGTCCGCCATATGTTTGAATTCTGCGAGAACAACCAGTTGTCGCCCTTCACGCTCACCAGCGACCCGTCCGTGATGCGGTTCTACCAGCGGATCGGGATGCCGGCGGTCGATGGCTGCAGGTTCAAGTTCGAACCCGAGGATCCGGCGGAGGCGCAGCTGTTCCTCGTGGATTCACGAGGCGTGTTGGACACCGTCCTCAAACACCTGGAACAGCTCACGCGTACCCGCTGA
- a CDS encoding CHAT domain-containing tetratricopeptide repeat protein, translating into MRMLRWMVVVLCCVAGAAGGEPPPDARLQQAQKAFEEATALDKASKYAEAIVKGEQALALREAVLGSSHPEVATCLNLLGRIYRRQGEHVQAEPLIQRGLTLREETLGKSHPDVAQSLHNLALLYKEQGLYGRAEPMIRRALAIREATLDENHPDVAQAINSLAILYKEQGLYDRAEPLYQRALAIREAALGKNHLDVAQSLHNLAILHGRQGLYSQAEPLIQRTLAIQETTLGENHPLVASSLNILASLYEEQGLYGRAEPLYQRALAIQEAALGTNPFEIASVLNNLANLYWAQGLYGRAEPLYLRALAIAEAVFGTSHPSVATLVSNLSNLYKEQGAYDQAELFAERALTIREATLGKNHPDVAISLDSLANLYAGQESYDLAAPLYQRALGIREARLGKNHPETATSLDNLANLYANQGLYGRAALLHQRALAIEEKALGKGHPNLAQFLNHLAQVRLVQQRLGEAVALFTRAFAMSEQRLRDEALDFSEARLANFLQYLRRDEDRLHALLRANPDNARVKKLSLGATLLLKGRSVEETADISRAVYRSLGAQEHATFDRLRGLRTQLAQLSFQGPGSLPSAAYQQQLKQLAAQGDALEAELAKRSAPLRTMAALPSLVDIVDRVAAALPGNGALVEFITYEDRPLVPRAGPSKAQLRYLALVLRPDATIRAVDLGPAAPIDAAASNLRDALANRDTTYQAQSQALYRLAFHPLLPLLGKTRRVFLAPDGQLALVPFAALHDGHQFLVDAFDFTYVSSGKDLLARPQETVPASSVVVLADPDFNAPPQPPGPATDPTQVETQRSTSVERFRSSLREDSVHRAWATAPLPGTRHEAEAIQHLLPQAQLFLGPEATKQRLLQLPTPGILHLATHGFFLEDAPVPKGSRGVVHFGALGEEPPGSRPPDPLLRSGLLLAGASAPTSSSPTGPPIDSALVTALELAGLNLWGTQLVVLSACDTGRGDVRLGQGVYGLRRAFLVAGAETVVMSLWKVNDGATHPLMEAYYRNLLAGQGRATALREAMRSFRRTYPHPHYWAPFISVGSDAPLRALAPGAPSLPDTKPTAAR; encoded by the coding sequence ATGCGCATGCTCAGGTGGATGGTCGTGGTGCTTTGCTGTGTGGCGGGAGCGGCGGGTGGCGAGCCGCCACCGGATGCGCGACTGCAACAGGCACAGAAGGCTTTTGAAGAAGCGACAGCGCTCGACAAGGCAAGCAAATACGCCGAGGCCATTGTGAAGGGCGAACAGGCGCTCGCGCTGCGGGAGGCGGTGCTCGGGAGCTCGCACCCGGAGGTCGCCACCTGTCTGAACCTGCTCGGAAGGATCTACCGGCGTCAGGGGGAACATGTCCAGGCCGAGCCGCTGATTCAACGCGGGCTCACCCTCCGGGAGGAGACGCTTGGCAAGAGCCATCCCGACGTCGCCCAATCGCTCCACAACCTCGCCCTCCTTTACAAGGAGCAGGGGTTGTATGGCCGGGCCGAGCCGATGATTCGTCGCGCGCTCGCCATCCGGGAAGCGACCCTGGACGAGAACCATCCCGACGTCGCCCAAGCAATCAACAGTCTCGCCATCCTCTACAAGGAGCAGGGGTTGTATGACCGGGCCGAGCCGCTCTACCAGCGCGCACTGGCCATTCGTGAAGCGGCCCTCGGCAAGAACCATCTCGACGTCGCCCAATCGCTCCACAACCTGGCCATCCTCCACGGAAGGCAGGGCCTGTACAGCCAAGCCGAGCCGCTGATCCAACGCACGCTGGCCATCCAGGAAACGACCCTGGGCGAGAACCATCCCTTGGTCGCCAGCTCGCTCAACATCCTCGCCAGCCTCTACGAAGAGCAAGGGTTGTACGGCCGGGCCGAACCGCTCTACCAGCGCGCGCTGGCCATCCAGGAAGCGGCCCTCGGCACGAACCCTTTCGAGATCGCCAGTGTGCTGAACAACCTCGCCAACCTCTACTGGGCACAGGGCCTGTACGGCCGGGCCGAACCGCTCTATCTGCGTGCGCTCGCCATCGCGGAGGCCGTCTTCGGCACGAGTCATCCCAGCGTCGCCACCCTGGTCAGCAACCTCTCCAACCTCTACAAGGAGCAGGGGGCATACGACCAGGCCGAACTGTTCGCGGAGCGCGCACTCACCATTCGGGAAGCGACCCTTGGCAAGAACCATCCCGACGTCGCCATCTCGCTCGACAGCCTCGCCAACCTCTACGCGGGACAGGAGTCTTACGACCTAGCCGCGCCGCTCTACCAGCGCGCACTCGGCATCCGGGAAGCAAGGCTCGGCAAGAATCATCCTGAGACCGCCACCTCGCTCGACAACCTCGCCAACCTCTACGCGAACCAGGGATTGTACGGCCGGGCCGCACTGCTCCACCAACGCGCGCTCGCCATCGAGGAGAAGGCTCTCGGCAAGGGCCATCCCAATCTCGCCCAGTTTCTCAATCACCTGGCGCAGGTCAGGCTGGTCCAGCAGCGCCTTGGAGAAGCCGTTGCACTGTTCACGCGCGCCTTCGCCATGTCCGAGCAGCGCCTGCGCGACGAGGCGCTCGACTTCTCCGAAGCGCGTCTGGCCAACTTCCTCCAGTATCTGCGCCGCGATGAGGATCGCCTCCATGCGCTGCTGCGCGCGAATCCCGACAATGCTCGCGTGAAGAAGCTGTCCCTGGGCGCGACCCTGCTCCTCAAGGGCCGCTCCGTGGAGGAGACGGCCGACATCTCCCGGGCTGTCTACCGCAGCCTGGGAGCACAGGAGCACGCCACCTTTGATCGGTTGCGCGGCCTGCGCACCCAGTTGGCCCAGCTCTCGTTCCAGGGGCCGGGCTCGCTTCCATCGGCGGCCTACCAGCAACAGCTCAAGCAGCTTGCCGCACAGGGTGATGCCCTCGAAGCAGAGCTCGCCAAGCGCTCCGCACCCTTGCGCACGATGGCCGCGTTGCCTTCCCTGGTGGACATCGTCGACCGTGTTGCTGCGGCCCTGCCCGGGAACGGGGCCCTGGTCGAGTTCATCACCTATGAGGATCGCCCGCTGGTGCCCCGAGCCGGTCCCTCCAAGGCTCAGCTTCGCTACCTGGCGCTGGTGCTCCGTCCGGATGCCACCATTCGCGCCGTAGATCTGGGCCCCGCCGCGCCTATCGACGCGGCCGCCTCCAATCTGAGAGACGCCCTGGCCAACCGGGACACCACCTACCAGGCCCAATCCCAGGCGCTCTATCGGCTCGCCTTCCACCCCCTGCTGCCCCTGTTGGGCAAGACCCGCCGCGTCTTCCTCGCTCCCGATGGCCAGTTGGCCCTCGTGCCCTTCGCGGCCCTCCACGACGGCCACCAGTTCCTGGTGGATGCCTTCGACTTCACCTACGTCTCCTCCGGCAAGGACCTGCTGGCTCGCCCCCAGGAGACAGTCCCCGCATCCTCCGTGGTCGTCCTCGCCGACCCGGACTTCAACGCCCCGCCCCAGCCCCCCGGTCCTGCCACGGACCCGACGCAGGTGGAGACCCAGCGATCTACCTCGGTCGAGCGCTTCCGCTCCTCGCTGCGCGAGGACTCAGTGCACCGGGCCTGGGCCACGGCTCCCCTCCCCGGCACCCGCCACGAGGCCGAAGCCATTCAGCACCTGCTGCCCCAGGCCCAGCTCTTCCTGGGCCCCGAGGCCACCAAGCAACGTCTGCTCCAGTTGCCCACCCCCGGCATCCTCCACCTGGCCACCCACGGCTTCTTCCTGGAAGACGCTCCGGTGCCCAAGGGCTCCCGCGGCGTCGTCCACTTCGGCGCCTTGGGAGAGGAACCTCCCGGCTCGCGCCCACCGGATCCCCTGCTGCGCTCCGGCCTGCTGCTGGCGGGGGCGAGCGCGCCGACGTCCTCCAGCCCCACCGGGCCGCCAATTGACAGCGCCTTGGTGACGGCCCTGGAGCTGGCGGGCCTCAACCTCTGGGGGACCCAGTTGGTGGTCCTCTCCGCCTGTGACACCGGCAGAGGCGACGTCAGACTCGGCCAGGGCGTGTATGGGCTGCGCCGTGCCTTCCTCGTGGCCGGAGCGGAGACGGTGGTGATGAGTCTGTGGAAGGTGAACGACGGGGCGACCCACCCCCTCATGGAGGCCTACTACCGCAACCTGCTCGCGGGGCAGGGCCGGGCTACGGCGCTGCGCGAGGCGATGCGCTCCTTCCGGCGGACGTATCCCCATCCCCACTACTGGGCCCCCTTCATCTCGGTGGGCAGCGACGCGCCCCTGCGTGCGCTGGCGCCAGGCGCTCCATCCCTTCCGGACACGAAGCCCACGGCGGCTCGCTGA
- a CDS encoding tetratricopeptide repeat protein, producing MAGAAQACFDLGRLYAEGRQVPRDEARAATLLEKACAGGKARGCFGLGVFHERGIGVPRDEARAATLYEKACVGGDVSGCFSLGGLHVSGLGVPKDEARAATLFEQACTGGMLQGCFNLGSRYESGRGVARDEARAAVLFEKACTGGAAKGCVGLGVLSEEGRGVAKDARRAATLYEKACTGGDAQGCFNLGRLYVRGLGVTQDGPRAATLQEKACTGGEPLGCFSLGIHYATGVGVPKDEARAATLYEKACTGGAVRGCVGLGVLSEEGRGVARDARRAATLYEKACTGGDAPGCFGLGRLYTIGLGVTQNEPRAAVLYEKACTGGAASGCSNLGMLYENGAGVPKDVRRAAVLYEKACEGGVAKGCYNLGLHYANGVGGPRNKARSALLLQKACEGGVSEACTQR from the coding sequence ATGGCCGGAGCGGCCCAGGCTTGCTTCGACCTGGGCAGGCTCTATGCAGAAGGGCGCCAGGTGCCCAGGGACGAGGCCCGCGCCGCCACGCTGCTTGAGAAGGCCTGCGCGGGCGGCAAGGCCCGGGGTTGCTTCGGTCTTGGCGTGTTCCATGAGAGGGGCATTGGAGTGCCAAGGGACGAGGCTCGTGCTGCCACGCTGTATGAGAAGGCTTGCGTAGGCGGAGATGTCTCGGGCTGTTTCAGCCTCGGCGGGCTCCATGTGTCGGGCCTGGGAGTGCCCAAGGACGAGGCCCGCGCCGCCACGCTGTTTGAGCAGGCCTGCACGGGAGGAATGCTCCAGGGTTGCTTCAACCTTGGCTCGCGCTACGAGAGTGGCCGGGGAGTTGCCAGGGACGAGGCCCGCGCCGCTGTGTTGTTTGAGAAGGCCTGCACGGGTGGAGCTGCCAAGGGGTGCGTCGGCCTCGGCGTGCTCTCCGAGGAGGGACGAGGTGTGGCCAAGGACGCGCGCCGCGCCGCCACGCTGTATGAGAAGGCCTGTACGGGCGGGGATGCCCAGGGTTGCTTCAACCTTGGCAGGCTCTACGTGAGGGGCCTTGGCGTGACTCAGGACGGGCCCCGCGCCGCCACGCTCCAGGAGAAGGCCTGCACGGGCGGTGAGCCTCTAGGTTGCTTCAGTCTTGGCATACACTACGCGACTGGCGTCGGAGTACCCAAGGACGAGGCCCGCGCCGCCACGCTGTATGAGAAGGCCTGCACGGGCGGCGCGGTCAGGGGGTGCGTCGGCCTCGGCGTGCTCTCCGAGGAGGGGCGAGGTGTGGCCAGGGACGCGCGCCGCGCCGCCACGCTGTATGAGAAGGCCTGTACGGGCGGGGATGCCCCGGGTTGCTTCGGCCTTGGCAGGCTCTACACGATAGGCCTTGGCGTGACCCAGAATGAGCCCCGCGCCGCCGTGCTGTATGAAAAGGCCTGCACGGGCGGAGCTGCCTCGGGTTGCTCCAATCTCGGTATGCTCTATGAGAATGGCGCCGGAGTGCCCAAGGACGTGCGCCGCGCCGCCGTGCTGTATGAGAAGGCCTGTGAGGGCGGAGTGGCCAAGGGTTGCTACAACCTGGGCCTCCACTACGCGAATGGCGTCGGAGGTCCCAGGAACAAGGCCCGCTCTGCCCTGCTGCTCCAGAAAGCCTGCGAGGGCGGCGTGTCGGAGGCCTGCACCCAGCGATAG